The Pseudomonas fluorescens genome segment GCGGCCAGAGCAACTTTACGCAGTGATAAGTTCATCTAAGTCTCCTTGGGAGTTGTTGTTATGGACGTACTGAATTACCAAAGGGCAACGCTATAGCTCACCAGCAGACGCACTTCATCGGCATCGCGAGCGGAGTAGTTGGAACGGTAAGTGGCATTACGCAAACGCACGGCAACGTCCTTCAGGGCGCCGCTTTGTACTACATATTTGATCTCGGTGTTGCGCTCCCACTCCTTGCCTTCATCGCCGTTCTTGAGCTTGATGTTGTCACCGCTCAGGTAGCGGCTCATGAAGCTCAGGCCGGGGATGCCGAGTCTGGCGAAGTCGAAGTCGTAACGGGCCTGCCAGGAGCGTTCTTCGGCGCCGGCGAAGTCGTTGATCTGCACGAAGTTGACCAGGTACGGGTCGCTGCCATCGACATAGGGGAAGGCGCTGTCGCCGGACATGTGCTGATAGCCGGCGGTGAACTTGTGGCCGCTCAGGGCATAACTGACCAGACCGTTGAGCGAGCGGTTGTCGATCTTGCCGCCACGGGCTGCGCCCTGATCGTCACTGACGGCAAAACGCAGGTCGGTGGCGAAGGTGCCCGGTCCCATCGGCCGCGAAGCGACCAGTCCGAAGAAGTGCTGGTTATAGACGTCGTCGAGTTGGGCGAAGTGGTAGCTGCCGGTGATCTTGTCGGTGAACTTGTAGTCCACGCCGGCAAAGTCGAAGTGCTTGCCGGCGACGGTGCCGGCGAAACGGCCGTTCTTGTTGTTGAGGGCAATGTCCTCGAAATCGGTGC includes the following:
- a CDS encoding OprD family porin codes for the protein MPSLQTKALKPVRPSRFSPAALAGAAALAGFAPMSYADFIEDSSATFETRNMYFNRDFRDGTSAQQSKRDEWAQGFMLNLQSGYTDGIVGFGVDALGMLGVKLDSSPDRTGTGLLPTHDDGRAADEYSKLGLTGKVKISATELKIGSLIPELPILKPNDGRILPQTFEGGLLTSKEIKNLTFTGGRLEKAKDRDSTDFEDIALNNKNGRFAGTVAGKHFDFAGVDYKFTDKITGSYHFAQLDDVYNQHFFGLVASRPMGPGTFATDLRFAVSDDQGAARGGKIDNRSLNGLVSYALSGHKFTAGYQHMSGDSAFPYVDGSDPYLVNFVQINDFAGAEERSWQARYDFDFARLGIPGLSFMSRYLSGDNIKLKNGDEGKEWERNTEIKYVVQSGALKDVAVRLRNATYRSNYSARDADEVRLLVSYSVALW